A segment of the Actinomycetes bacterium genome:
CAGTCGGGCGAGCCCGACTCGGCGACGCTGATCGTGTACCGCGGTGAGACCTGCTTCGTGCTGATGAACCGCTTTCCGTACACATCGGGCCACCTGATGGTGTTGCCCAACCGCGCTGCTGCGGATCTCGAGGAACTGACGCCCGACGAGCAGCACGAACTGTGGTCGCTGGTGCGTGACGGAGTGGCCGCGGTGAAGGCCGCGCTCGCCTGTCACGGCGTCAACGTGGGACTCAACCTCGGAGCTGTGGCCGGGGGGTCACAGAGTGACCACCTGCATGTGCATGTGGTGCCCCGCTGGCAGGGCGA
Coding sequences within it:
- a CDS encoding HIT domain-containing protein gives rise to the protein MPLEQLWATWRSNYVRGIDDSRTEVPTGEPADGRSLFERILQSGEPDSATLIVYRGETCFVLMNRFPYTSGHLMVLPNRAAADLEELTPDEQHELWSLVRDGVAAVKAALACHGVNVGLNLGAVAGGSQSDHLHVHVVPRWQGDANFMSVAGETRVLPVGLEEAWESIRTAWPDS